A portion of the Streptomyces coeruleoprunus genome contains these proteins:
- a CDS encoding amino acid adenylation domain-containing protein, protein MTATAEETVRAAGEDAAAYEPFPLTPLQEAYVVGTSRMVELGGFLPGYYVELDLVDLDPARAEQAVRRLLERHGHLRTVVDGAGTQRVLPPGEVPPYRLPVTDLTGLDADRREAEIAAVRRRMCEDGIDPARWPLFEVVVHRLRPRRYRAHIAMSLLLLDGRGIRQVMDEWRTFYDDPRAEPPAPALTYRECRLQLAAHESTPAHREHWRYWEDRLETLPEAPRLPLAVQPSALDTVRFTRRTHRLTAEQWRRLCTGFRRHRILPTTALLHVFAEVLGTWAEAPHFCLTMLHQNWATSRPEMAGVMGQFGATLPLEVDLRRSDDFWERGRALQKQVVRDLEHADVAGVRITREVAARRGWTSRAALPYVFTSMLKPSGAAARPPRAPHADRLVCREVTSELRTPQVLIDNQLHDGAHGGVDCVWDMVDDAFPPGLPDLMFAAYGRMLDALAGPDGAEHAPDPLPAAHRDLVAALNAPVPGTAPYERLEDGFLRRAAERPGATAVLTPDRTLTYGELEARSRAVAHWLADRGVGRGDVVPVVMLKGWEQVVAVLGVLRAGAAYCPVDAGLPAERVRHLLDACGARAVLAQASGAPGLDGREVLRVDATEPPAPSVPLPPAGEPGDLAYVIYTSGSTGQPKGVMIEHAAAVNTVADINDRLRLGHDDRVFGISSLSFDLSVWDVFGALAAGAAVVLPAATPRPDPVGWAEAASRYGATVWNSVPALAQMLAEVVAQRPDTVAPPLRAFMMSGDWIPLGLPDRLRGVWPQVRLVAMGGATEASIWSNIHEIDRVDPGWQSVPYGIPLRNQTMRILDHCLDVRPPWAVGRIHIGGAGLSRGYWRDEPRTAERFFAHPGTGERLYWTGDLGCYRPDGTIEFLGREDRQLKIQGFRVEPGEVEAAAREHPGVRECVVSAVDGSGGQRRLVALVVPHDGEPLEGRTVLAHLRARLPHYLVPGQVNVLDRLPLTANGKVDVAGALAASAAREQAAPADATEATASVRRLGALWAELLEIPAVDPDANFFSLGGNSLLALRLINRIHTDLGVELQFGEVFEAPTVRALAARIEGLERQASSLVTLADRPGRELFLFHPVGGSVTSYTPLARAWPGPVHAFQSRALAEGTTAALDADVKSMATAYREELQRLRPEGPYVLGGWSMGGILAHEVAGQLAAQGHEVRVFLIDADITEVRAPDGEAARHVEFLRDLAGGTLPEHAREALLASEEPVATGARAAAELGLLPEEAGVRAYKLLMRVHAHNLAVLADHRAAASDVPALLLVAGEVDRPDPVAAWRALCPALDADVWPYDHYSIVAPEVLRRVVERVTAWLDTTDGNRS, encoded by the coding sequence ATGACGGCCACCGCGGAGGAGACCGTGCGCGCGGCGGGCGAGGACGCGGCGGCGTACGAGCCGTTCCCGCTCACGCCGCTCCAGGAGGCGTACGTCGTCGGCACCTCCCGCATGGTGGAGCTGGGCGGCTTCCTGCCCGGCTACTACGTCGAGCTGGACCTCGTCGACCTCGACCCGGCGCGCGCCGAGCAGGCCGTGCGGCGGCTCCTGGAGCGCCACGGGCACCTGCGGACCGTCGTGGACGGCGCGGGCACCCAGCGGGTGCTGCCGCCCGGCGAGGTCCCGCCGTACCGGCTGCCCGTGACCGACCTGACGGGTCTGGACGCGGACCGGCGCGAGGCGGAGATCGCGGCGGTGCGGCGCCGGATGTGCGAGGACGGCATCGACCCGGCCCGCTGGCCGCTGTTCGAGGTCGTCGTGCACCGGCTGCGGCCCCGCCGCTACCGCGCCCACATCGCCATGAGCCTGCTCCTGCTCGACGGGCGGGGCATCCGCCAGGTCATGGACGAGTGGCGGACCTTCTACGACGACCCGCGCGCCGAACCGCCCGCCCCGGCGCTCACGTACCGCGAGTGCCGCCTGCAGCTGGCCGCCCACGAGTCCACCCCCGCCCACCGGGAGCACTGGCGGTACTGGGAGGACCGGCTGGAGACCCTGCCGGAGGCGCCCAGGCTGCCGCTCGCCGTCCAGCCGTCCGCCCTCGACACGGTCCGCTTCACCCGGCGCACCCACCGCCTGACCGCCGAGCAGTGGCGGCGCCTGTGCACGGGGTTCCGCCGCCACCGCATCCTGCCCACCACGGCCCTGCTGCACGTGTTCGCCGAGGTCCTGGGCACCTGGGCCGAGGCCCCGCACTTCTGCCTCACGATGCTGCACCAGAACTGGGCGACCTCCCGGCCCGAAATGGCCGGAGTCATGGGCCAGTTCGGAGCCACCCTGCCGCTGGAGGTGGACCTGCGGCGCTCCGACGACTTCTGGGAGCGCGGCCGGGCCCTGCAGAAGCAGGTCGTGCGGGACCTGGAACACGCCGACGTCGCCGGGGTGCGGATCACCCGGGAGGTGGCCGCGCGGCGCGGCTGGACCTCGCGCGCGGCCCTCCCGTACGTCTTCACCAGCATGCTGAAGCCGTCCGGCGCCGCAGCCCGGCCGCCCCGGGCCCCGCACGCCGACCGGCTGGTGTGCCGGGAGGTCACCAGCGAGCTGCGCACCCCGCAGGTCCTCATCGACAACCAGCTCCACGACGGCGCGCACGGTGGCGTGGACTGCGTGTGGGACATGGTCGACGACGCGTTCCCGCCCGGCCTGCCGGACCTGATGTTCGCGGCGTACGGGCGGATGCTGGACGCGCTCGCCGGACCCGACGGGGCGGAGCACGCCCCGGACCCGCTGCCGGCCGCGCACCGGGACCTGGTCGCCGCGCTCAACGCGCCCGTCCCGGGGACCGCGCCGTACGAGCGCCTGGAGGACGGCTTCCTGCGGCGGGCGGCCGAGCGGCCCGGCGCCACCGCCGTGCTCACCCCGGACCGGACGCTCACCTACGGGGAGCTGGAGGCCCGCTCGCGGGCCGTCGCCCACTGGCTGGCCGACCGGGGCGTGGGCCGCGGGGACGTCGTCCCGGTGGTGATGCTCAAGGGCTGGGAGCAGGTCGTCGCCGTGCTGGGCGTGCTGCGGGCGGGCGCCGCGTACTGCCCGGTCGACGCGGGCCTGCCGGCCGAGCGCGTCCGGCACCTGCTCGACGCGTGCGGGGCCCGGGCGGTGCTCGCGCAGGCGTCCGGCGCCCCCGGCCTCGACGGCCGCGAGGTCCTGCGCGTGGACGCGACCGAACCGCCCGCCCCCTCCGTACCGCTGCCGCCCGCGGGCGAACCCGGTGACCTGGCGTACGTCATCTACACGTCCGGTTCGACCGGGCAGCCCAAGGGCGTGATGATCGAGCACGCGGCCGCCGTCAACACCGTCGCGGACATCAACGACCGGCTGCGGCTGGGCCACGACGACCGGGTCTTCGGCATCTCCTCACTCAGCTTCGACCTGTCGGTGTGGGACGTCTTCGGCGCCCTCGCGGCCGGCGCCGCCGTGGTGCTGCCCGCGGCCACGCCCCGGCCCGACCCGGTCGGCTGGGCGGAGGCGGCGTCCCGGTACGGGGCGACCGTGTGGAACTCGGTGCCCGCGCTGGCCCAGATGCTGGCCGAGGTCGTCGCGCAGCGCCCGGACACCGTGGCGCCGCCGCTGCGGGCGTTCATGATGAGCGGCGACTGGATCCCGCTCGGCCTGCCGGACCGGCTGCGCGGAGTGTGGCCGCAGGTGCGGCTCGTCGCGATGGGCGGGGCGACGGAGGCGTCCATCTGGTCGAACATCCACGAGATCGACCGGGTCGACCCGGGCTGGCAGAGCGTCCCGTACGGCATTCCGCTCCGCAACCAGACCATGCGGATCCTCGACCACTGCCTCGACGTGCGGCCGCCCTGGGCGGTGGGCCGCATCCACATCGGCGGCGCCGGCCTCAGCCGCGGCTACTGGCGCGACGAACCGCGCACGGCGGAACGGTTCTTCGCCCACCCGGGCACGGGCGAGCGGCTGTACTGGACGGGCGACCTGGGCTGCTACCGCCCGGACGGCACCATCGAGTTCCTGGGCCGCGAGGACCGCCAGCTGAAGATCCAGGGTTTCCGCGTCGAACCCGGCGAGGTCGAGGCGGCCGCCCGCGAACACCCCGGCGTACGCGAGTGCGTGGTCAGCGCGGTCGACGGCTCGGGCGGCCAGCGCCGCCTGGTCGCCCTCGTCGTGCCCCACGACGGGGAGCCGCTGGAGGGCCGCACGGTGCTCGCCCACCTGCGGGCCCGCCTGCCGCACTACCTCGTCCCCGGGCAGGTGAACGTCCTGGACCGGCTGCCGCTCACCGCGAACGGCAAGGTCGACGTGGCGGGCGCGCTGGCGGCATCGGCGGCCCGCGAACAGGCGGCGCCGGCCGACGCCACCGAGGCGACCGCATCCGTCCGCCGGCTCGGCGCCCTGTGGGCGGAGCTGCTGGAGATCCCGGCGGTCGACCCGGACGCCAACTTCTTCTCGCTGGGCGGCAATTCCCTCCTGGCCCTGCGGCTGATCAACCGCATCCACACCGACCTGGGCGTGGAGCTGCAGTTCGGCGAGGTCTTCGAGGCGCCGACGGTACGGGCCCTGGCGGCCAGGATCGAGGGCCTGGAACGGCAGGCGTCGTCCCTCGTCACCCTCGCGGACCGCCCCGGCCGGGAACTCTTCCTCTTCCACCCGGTGGGCGGCTCCGTCACCAGCTACACCCCGCTGGCCCGCGCCTGGCCGGGCCCCGTGCACGCCTTCCAGAGCCGGGCGCTCGCCGAGGGCACCACGGCCGCGCTCGACGCGGACGTGAAGTCCATGGCGACGGCCTACCGCGAGGAGCTGCAACGGCTGCGCCCCGAGGGCCCGTACGTCCTGGGCGGCTGGTCCATGGGCGGCATCCTCGCCCACGAGGTGGCCGGTCAGCTGGCCGCACAGGGCCACGAGGTACGCGTGTTCCTCATCGACGCCGACATCACGGAGGTCAGGGCCCCGGACGGCGAGGCGGCACGGCACGTCGAGTTCCTGCGGGACCTGGCGGGCGGAACGCTGCCGGAGCACGCGCGCGAGGCGCTGCTCGCCTCGGAGGAGCCGGTTGCGACGGGCGCGCGGGCGGCTGCCGAACTGGGCCTGCTGCCCGAGGAGGCGGGGGTCCGCGCGTACAAGCTGCTCATGCGGGTCCACGCCCACAACCTGGCCGTCCTGGCCGACCACCGCGCGGCCGCGTCGGACGTACCGGCGCTGCTCCTGGTGGCGGGCGAGGTCGACCGCCCCGACCCGGTGGCGGCATGGCGGGCGCTGTGCCCGGCGCTGGACGCGGACGTGTGGCCGTACGACCACTACTCGATCGTCGCGCCGGAGGTGCTGCGGCGGGTGGTGGAGCGGGTCACCGCCTGGCTGGACACCACGGACGGAAACAGGAGCTGA
- a CDS encoding amino acid adenylation domain-containing protein, whose product MPLKPQPEKPEGAESTEYRTGLAQADWSSLAQIAQERSVTPAAVVLTAAADVLRLWSRRPDFALDLLPQDGGPARALTFDVAGADSFTARAERVQRQLDADNAPGATTAPTAPADPPYSYRAAERDGGLSVTWRLRDELFPAGLADDVVAVCTELLHRLARDPDAWDAPGRLTALPAWQAAERADANSTAADLPAATLCGLVEARAAETPDAVAVIAEDGRLTYDEVVTAARRLARRLTGLGATPGELVGVVVDKGAAQVPAVLGVTLSRAAYLPIDPQWPAARRAQLIEQGGVRTVVTTAALRDRLEWPAGIRLVTPDDPEVRQADAGPLPAAPTPDDLAYVIFTSGSTGQPKGVVIDHRGAANTVQDINSRFGVGPADRVLALSSLSFDLSVYDVFGALAAGAAVVLPAPGRAHDPEHWSDLVARHGVTVWNSVPALMRVWLESPAPVPAGAPLRLVLLSGDWIPVSLPDAIRAPYPEARVISLGGATEASIWSVHYPIGDVPADWKRIPYGKPLANQTLHVLDAALDPCPVWSTGEIHIGGTGVAKGYWADPVRTAERFLVHPVTGETLYRTGDLGRYLPGGDIEFLGREDTQVKVNGYRIELDEIAAAVRRQPGVREGIVTVDTNPATGRGQLVAYVVPEDTATPSEDAPDTAALWPAVLEAAQGELTAAVAELAPRTETFRALWHRLEALAPTVMARNLARLGVFTTPGDTATADDIVERTGIRPLYRGLVAQWLTVLAARGVLRPVADRPAAHRAERPLDADRLDAEIAAALDGITAAGPDEVLLEYFTSCIDRQIPLLQGTVRPLQLLLPDGDWRVTRALYATNPAAVLQNRIAARAVARYAERFPADRKVRVLEIGAGTGATADRVLPALPADRVTYHFTDLSTAFTEPARKRYDDVHPFVTYGLFDIDEDPAGQGLAPGSVDVVVAANVLHDAKNLTKTLAAVRRLLAPGGIAVLIEGTVNSPLNMISFAFLEGFGNYQDQREATLLSVPEWREQLTTAGFTRFASVPDGAAAVDALVQHVLIAGAPSGATGGDGPLDLAGLGGRLGELLPDYMVPNHFLVIDALPLSANGKVDRSALPSPWRESAPEERTVPRSELEQRLFAIWSEALGRDDFGTGDNFFDLGGDSLHAVRMAGRFRSDLGVDRSGDELIDLLFEAPTIEELAAVLAPDVKPAAPEARA is encoded by the coding sequence ATGCCGTTGAAGCCTCAACCGGAAAAGCCTGAAGGTGCCGAGTCGACCGAATATCGGACAGGGCTCGCCCAGGCCGATTGGTCGTCCCTGGCGCAAATCGCACAGGAGCGTTCCGTCACGCCGGCCGCCGTCGTCCTGACGGCCGCGGCCGACGTGCTGCGCCTGTGGTCGCGTCGGCCGGACTTCGCGCTGGACCTGCTCCCGCAGGACGGCGGCCCGGCCCGCGCGCTCACCTTCGACGTGGCCGGGGCCGACTCGTTCACGGCCCGCGCCGAGCGCGTCCAGCGGCAGCTCGACGCCGACAACGCGCCCGGCGCCACCACAGCACCCACCGCACCGGCCGACCCCCCCTACTCCTACCGCGCGGCGGAGCGCGACGGCGGCCTCTCCGTCACCTGGCGGCTCCGGGACGAGCTGTTCCCCGCGGGGCTCGCCGACGACGTCGTCGCCGTCTGCACGGAGCTGCTGCACCGGCTGGCCCGCGACCCGGACGCCTGGGACGCCCCCGGCCGTCTCACCGCCCTCCCGGCCTGGCAGGCCGCCGAGCGCGCCGACGCCAACAGCACCGCCGCCGACCTGCCCGCGGCCACCCTCTGCGGCCTCGTCGAGGCCCGCGCGGCCGAGACGCCCGACGCGGTCGCCGTCATCGCGGAGGACGGCCGCCTCACCTACGACGAGGTCGTCACGGCGGCCCGCCGCCTGGCCCGCCGGCTCACCGGCCTCGGCGCGACGCCCGGCGAACTCGTCGGCGTCGTGGTCGACAAGGGCGCCGCCCAGGTGCCCGCCGTCCTCGGCGTCACCCTCTCCCGCGCCGCCTACCTGCCCATCGACCCGCAGTGGCCGGCCGCCCGCCGCGCCCAGCTGATCGAGCAGGGCGGCGTGCGGACCGTCGTCACCACGGCCGCGCTGCGCGACCGCCTCGAATGGCCCGCCGGCATCCGGCTCGTCACGCCCGACGACCCCGAGGTCCGGCAGGCCGACGCGGGTCCGCTCCCGGCCGCGCCGACCCCCGACGACCTCGCCTACGTCATCTTCACGTCCGGTTCCACGGGACAGCCCAAGGGCGTCGTCATCGACCACCGGGGCGCCGCCAACACCGTCCAGGACATCAACAGCCGCTTCGGCGTGGGCCCGGCCGACCGGGTCCTCGCCCTGTCGTCGCTGAGCTTCGACCTGTCCGTGTACGACGTGTTCGGCGCCCTCGCCGCCGGAGCCGCCGTCGTCCTGCCGGCCCCCGGCCGGGCGCACGACCCCGAGCACTGGTCCGACCTGGTGGCCCGGCACGGCGTGACCGTGTGGAACTCCGTACCGGCCCTGATGCGGGTGTGGCTGGAGTCCCCGGCCCCCGTGCCCGCCGGAGCGCCCCTGCGCCTGGTGCTGCTCAGCGGCGACTGGATCCCGGTGTCCCTGCCGGACGCGATCCGCGCCCCGTACCCGGAGGCCCGGGTCATCAGCCTGGGCGGCGCCACCGAGGCGTCCATCTGGTCGGTGCACTACCCGATCGGCGACGTCCCGGCCGACTGGAAGCGCATCCCGTACGGCAAGCCGCTGGCCAACCAGACCCTGCACGTCCTCGACGCCGCCCTCGACCCGTGTCCCGTGTGGAGCACCGGCGAGATCCACATCGGCGGCACCGGAGTCGCCAAGGGCTACTGGGCCGACCCGGTCCGCACCGCCGAGCGGTTCCTCGTCCACCCGGTCACCGGGGAGACGCTGTACCGGACCGGTGACCTCGGCCGCTACCTGCCGGGCGGCGACATCGAGTTCCTGGGCCGCGAGGACACCCAGGTCAAGGTGAACGGCTACCGCATCGAGCTGGACGAGATCGCCGCCGCCGTACGCCGCCAGCCCGGCGTGCGCGAGGGCATCGTCACCGTCGACACCAACCCGGCGACCGGCCGCGGGCAGCTCGTCGCGTACGTCGTCCCCGAGGACACCGCGACGCCGTCCGAGGACGCCCCGGACACGGCCGCCCTCTGGCCCGCCGTCCTCGAAGCGGCGCAGGGGGAGCTGACCGCCGCCGTCGCCGAACTCGCCCCGCGGACCGAGACGTTCCGCGCCCTGTGGCACCGGCTCGAAGCGCTCGCGCCCACCGTCATGGCCCGCAACCTCGCCCGCCTCGGCGTCTTCACCACGCCCGGCGACACGGCGACAGCCGACGACATCGTCGAACGGACCGGCATACGGCCCCTCTACCGGGGGCTCGTCGCCCAGTGGCTCACCGTCCTCGCCGCCCGGGGCGTCCTGCGGCCCGTCGCCGACCGGCCGGCCGCCCACCGCGCCGAGCGGCCGCTCGACGCGGACCGCCTGGACGCCGAGATCGCCGCCGCGCTCGACGGCATCACGGCGGCCGGACCCGACGAGGTGCTGCTGGAGTACTTCACCTCCTGCATCGACCGCCAGATCCCCCTCCTCCAGGGCACGGTCCGCCCGCTGCAGCTGCTCCTGCCGGACGGCGACTGGCGGGTCACGCGGGCGCTGTACGCCACGAACCCGGCGGCCGTGCTGCAGAACCGGATCGCCGCGCGGGCCGTGGCCCGGTACGCGGAGCGGTTCCCCGCCGACCGGAAGGTCCGCGTCCTGGAGATCGGCGCGGGCACCGGCGCCACCGCCGACCGGGTGCTGCCCGCGCTGCCGGCCGACCGGGTCACGTACCACTTCACGGACCTGTCGACCGCGTTCACCGAGCCGGCCCGCAAGCGGTACGACGACGTCCACCCGTTCGTCACGTACGGGCTGTTCGACATCGACGAGGACCCGGCGGGGCAGGGGCTCGCCCCCGGCTCCGTGGACGTCGTCGTCGCGGCGAACGTCCTGCACGACGCCAAGAACCTGACGAAGACCCTGGCGGCCGTCCGCCGGCTGCTCGCCCCGGGCGGGATCGCCGTCCTGATCGAGGGCACGGTCAACTCGCCCCTCAACATGATCAGTTTCGCGTTCCTGGAGGGCTTCGGGAACTACCAGGACCAGCGCGAGGCCACCCTGCTGTCCGTGCCCGAGTGGCGCGAGCAGCTGACGACGGCGGGCTTCACCCGGTTCGCGTCCGTGCCGGACGGCGCCGCCGCCGTGGACGCCCTCGTCCAGCACGTGCTGATCGCCGGAGCGCCCTCCGGGGCCACCGGCGGGGACGGGCCGCTGGACCTGGCCGGACTCGGCGGGCGGCTGGGCGAGCTGCTCCCCGACTACATGGTCCCGAACCACTTCCTCGTCATCGACGCCCTGCCGCTGAGCGCCAACGGCAAGGTCGACCGCTCGGCCCTGCCCTCGCCGTGGCGCGAGTCCGCACCCGAGGAGCGGACCGTGCCGCGCTCGGAGCTGGAGCAGCGCCTGTTCGCGATCTGGAGCGAGGCGCTGGGCCGCGACGACTTCGGCACCGGCGACAACTTCTTCGACCTGGGCGGCGACTCGCTGCACGCGGTCCGCATGGCGGGCCGGTTCCGCAGCGACCTGGGCGTGGACCGGTCCGGCGACGAACTGATCGACCTGCTCTTCGAGGCACCCACCATCGAGGAGCTGGCCGCCGTCCTGGCACCGGACGTGAAGCCGGCCGCTCCGGAGGCCCGCGCATGA
- a CDS encoding helix-turn-helix transcriptional regulator, which produces MSAASAADIPLDRAERPLSLFLSSDAGVRDLSLLGPLLSDPSTHVVLIVRSLVQGQLDTAQWVLADVVLRLEDLQDAVLDDVLTPRRRGTVAVSPEALRQVVQLASAATEGGSRRPRLTERETETLWGVAQGLSNRQIARGMGITEHGVKRHLANAMGKLNCQNRASAVAVALRSGLLHLTDVGSGVS; this is translated from the coding sequence ATGTCCGCGGCCTCGGCCGCGGACATTCCGCTGGACCGGGCCGAACGCCCGCTGAGCCTGTTCCTCTCGTCGGACGCCGGGGTGCGGGACCTCTCGCTGCTGGGCCCGCTGCTCTCCGACCCGTCCACCCACGTCGTGCTGATCGTCCGCTCCCTGGTGCAGGGCCAGCTCGACACGGCCCAGTGGGTGCTCGCCGATGTCGTGCTGCGCCTGGAGGACCTCCAGGACGCCGTCCTGGACGACGTCCTCACCCCGCGCCGACGTGGGACGGTCGCCGTCTCGCCGGAGGCGCTGCGCCAAGTCGTCCAGCTCGCCTCGGCCGCGACGGAGGGCGGCTCGAGGCGGCCGCGGCTCACCGAGCGCGAGACGGAGACCCTCTGGGGCGTCGCCCAGGGGCTGAGCAACCGCCAGATCGCCCGCGGCATGGGCATCACCGAGCACGGCGTGAAGCGCCACCTGGCGAACGCCATGGGCAAGTTGAACTGCCAGAACCGTGCCTCGGCCGTCGCCGTCGCACTGCGCAGCGGACTGCTGCACCTCACGGACGTCGGCAGCGGCGTCTCCTGA
- a CDS encoding MFS transporter translates to MAQFMLIVDVTVVNVALPTIGAELSLGASALTWVVTAYTLFFGSLLLLGGRVGDLLGRRRMFLVGLAVFTIASLVSGLADSGGVLIAARAAQGVGAAIMSPAAMALVMTVFQGAERNRALGVWAAVGGTGAAFGVLIGGVLVSGPGWEWIFYVNVPIGVLVLFAVPALLKEQPAAHGARGHDAHGHGAQAHGGHDAHGHGGHGHGGHGPAPAGIDLPGALTMTATPALLIYGLIQARDHGFGALSAWLPLVGALLGAVLFVVVERAAAAPLVRLPFLARPSLVGGCLVMLAASGVLISAFFLCSFYLQHVLGFSALKTGLVFLPVAVATTIGAHLGGTTVARLGWRVTATAGLALSAVGALLLTGLEKDGNAWTQLLPGFLVLAFGLGAAFVCAITGAMHGVEHRDAGLGSGLVNTSHELGAALGIAVVAAVAGASLEGGGTAGGAPSVDGFGAAFLTCAVISAVAAAAALTLLPKGRPDPNAGPVFAH, encoded by the coding sequence ATGGCGCAGTTCATGCTGATCGTCGACGTGACCGTCGTGAACGTCGCGCTGCCCACGATCGGCGCCGAACTGTCGCTCGGCGCCTCCGCGCTGACCTGGGTCGTCACCGCGTACACCCTCTTCTTCGGCAGCCTGCTGCTGCTCGGCGGCCGGGTCGGCGACCTCCTCGGCCGCCGCCGGATGTTCCTCGTCGGCCTGGCGGTCTTCACGATCGCCTCGCTGGTGTCGGGCCTCGCGGACAGCGGCGGCGTGCTCATCGCCGCGCGGGCCGCGCAGGGCGTGGGCGCCGCGATCATGTCGCCGGCGGCCATGGCGCTGGTGATGACGGTGTTCCAGGGCGCCGAGCGCAACCGCGCCCTGGGTGTCTGGGCGGCGGTCGGCGGCACGGGCGCCGCGTTCGGCGTCCTCATCGGCGGCGTGCTGGTCTCCGGCCCCGGCTGGGAGTGGATCTTCTACGTCAACGTGCCGATCGGCGTCCTCGTCCTCTTCGCCGTCCCGGCCCTGCTGAAGGAGCAGCCCGCGGCCCACGGCGCCCGCGGCCACGACGCCCACGGCCACGGCGCCCAGGCCCACGGCGGGCACGACGCGCACGGCCACGGCGGGCACGGCCACGGGGGCCACGGCCCCGCCCCCGCCGGCATCGACCTGCCCGGCGCGCTGACCATGACCGCGACGCCCGCGCTCCTCATCTACGGCCTGATCCAGGCCCGCGACCACGGCTTCGGCGCCCTGTCCGCCTGGCTCCCGCTGGTCGGCGCGCTGCTGGGCGCCGTGCTGTTCGTGGTCGTGGAGCGGGCCGCCGCCGCGCCGCTGGTGCGGCTGCCGTTCCTGGCGCGCCCGTCGCTCGTCGGCGGCTGCCTGGTGATGCTGGCCGCCTCCGGCGTGCTCATCTCGGCGTTCTTCCTGTGCTCCTTCTACCTCCAGCACGTCCTCGGCTTCTCCGCGCTGAAGACCGGTCTCGTCTTCCTGCCGGTCGCCGTGGCCACCACCATCGGCGCCCACCTCGGCGGCACCACCGTCGCCCGGCTCGGCTGGCGGGTCACCGCGACCGCCGGGCTGGCCCTCTCCGCGGTCGGCGCGCTGCTGCTGACCGGCCTGGAGAAGGACGGCAACGCCTGGACGCAGCTGCTGCCCGGATTCCTGGTGCTGGCGTTCGGTCTCGGTGCCGCCTTCGTCTGCGCGATCACCGGCGCCATGCACGGTGTCGAGCACCGCGACGCGGGCCTCGGCTCCGGCCTGGTCAACACCTCGCACGAGCTGGGCGCCGCCCTCGGCATCGCGGTCGTCGCGGCCGTCGCGGGCGCGAGCCTGGAGGGCGGCGGCACGGCCGGCGGCGCCCCGAGCGTGGACGGCTTCGGTGCCGCGTTCCTCACCTGCGCGGTGATCTCGGCCGTCGCGGCCGCCGCCGCGCTGACCCTGCTGCCCAAGGGACGCCCCGACCCCAACGCCGGTCCGGTGTTCGCCCACTGA